The window GTCGATCTCGCCCGCGAGGCCGACCCCATCGATCTCGCGATCGAGGCGAACGAGCTGCCCGGGGGGCCGCGCGGCGCGGCGCGCTTCGAGCGCTTCGCCCGCGAACGAGAGATAGGCGCGATTGTTGTGCGCGTAGACCTTGCCGCTCTCGCCCACGACGCGCGCCGCGATCTCCGCGAAGTAGCCGCCGCCGCTGAACACATCGAGCACGCGCATCCCCGGCGCGAGCCCGGCGAGACCCAGCGCCTCCACACGACGGTCGCGCGCGTCGCGCTCCAGATCCTTCGCGTCGCGTTCGGACGCCGCGAGCACCGCGGCGACTTCGGCACGCGTGTCGCGGAACGCAGCGGGCGACTCACCCGCGCACGCGAGCGACATGCACGAAAACGCGAGAGTGAGCGCACGCATGCGGCGACTCCAGGCGGCGGGCTCAGCCTACGCTGGTTGGCTCCGTGCGCGCTCGGCGATTCGAGCCGAAACGAAACGGGGCCCGGTGATCTCTCACCGAGCCCCGCAGCGCTGGCGCGCCCAGCATGACTCGAACATGCGACCTCCAGGTCCGCAACCTGGCGCTCTATCCAACTGAGCTATGGGCGCTGAGAACTCGTTCGCGGAAGGCGCGGCACCATAGCCAACCGATTCGCCCACGCTGCCCGCGACTTACCGAGAAACCCCGCCCGCGGCCGCCAGAATCTGCGCGCCGCCTCGAAGTCGAGGCTCCTCGGTGCCTGTCGCGTGAGGAGCAAGCGAAGCGCGCAGCGAGCCGGAGTCTGCGGAGGCGAGCGAAGCCAACAAGGCGACCCGCGGGCGCGCCGGAGTGAGCGCGGAGAGCTGGGTGCCGAACACGCGCCCGCGGACTCTCCGCCACGGCGACGACACATCCGAGCGATCTCCCACAGCGAGCCGCCGTGGCGGAGAGGGAGGGATTCGAACCCTCGGTACCGTTTCCGGTACACGCGATTTCCAGTCGCGTACCTTCAGCCGCTCGGCCACCTCTCCGCGAGCCCTTCTTTATATGGGACGCGCCAAACACCCGCCGCCGCTCCCGCGCACAAATCCGCGCCACGCCGAGCGACGAGCGACGCCGCGCAACTCTCCGAGCTGACCGCCCCGACCTCGATCGAAGGCGCTGCGAAAACGCCGGGATCGAGGCGCCACCGACACGT of the Deltaproteobacteria bacterium genome contains:
- a CDS encoding class I SAM-dependent methyltransferase; this encodes MRALTLAFSCMSLACAGESPAAFRDTRAEVAAVLAASERDAKDLERDARDRRVEALGLAGLAPGMRVLDVFSGGGYFAEIAARVVGESGKVYAHNNRAYLSFAGEALEARRAARPPGQLVRLDREIDGVGLAGEIDLALIVMAYHDAYWQPKPEEGEWTVTRDPLMQAIFDALRPGGRLLVVDHAAANGSGSSAAQDLHRIDEAFARADFERAGFRFVASSDALRNASDDRTANVFDPAIRGKTDRFALLFEKPASR